In Janthinobacterium sp. J1-1, a single genomic region encodes these proteins:
- a CDS encoding O-acetylhomoserine aminocarboxypropyltransferase encodes MSGPKYLGFDTLSLHGGAAPDPATGARATPIHFTSSFAFKSSDHAASLFNMERAGHVYSRISNPTNAVLEERIAALEGGVAGIATASGQAAMHLGLCTIAGAGSHVVASRALYGGSHNLLAYTLKRFGIVTTFVDPRDLDAWRAAIRPETKVLFAETLGNPGLDVLNIPQVAALAHEHHLPLMLDSTFTTPYLLKPFDHGADLVFHSATKFLCGHGTAIGGLLVDGGTFDWQAAYDRTGRFAELCEPYDGFHGMVFAEESTVAPFALRARREGLRDFGAVMSPHNAFAVLQGIETLGLRMDRHVANTRKVIDFLLSNPAVESVSYPELPTHPDHELAKTLLPKGAGAVFTFNLRGDRAAGQRFVDSLAIFSHLANVGDAKSLVIHPASTTHFRVPNEQLEQAGITQGTMRLSVGLEDADDLIADLARGLKLSQKGA; translated from the coding sequence ATGAGCGGTCCGAAATACCTGGGTTTCGACACTCTTTCCCTGCACGGGGGCGCCGCGCCCGATCCGGCCACGGGCGCGCGCGCCACGCCGATCCACTTCACGTCCTCGTTCGCCTTCAAGAGCTCGGACCACGCCGCCTCGCTGTTCAATATGGAGCGCGCCGGCCATGTGTACTCGCGCATATCGAACCCCACCAACGCCGTGCTCGAAGAGCGCATCGCCGCCCTCGAAGGCGGCGTGGCGGGCATCGCCACGGCCAGCGGCCAGGCCGCCATGCACCTGGGCCTGTGCACGATTGCCGGCGCCGGTTCGCACGTGGTGGCCTCGCGCGCGCTGTACGGCGGCTCGCACAACCTGCTGGCCTATACCCTGAAACGCTTCGGCATCGTCACTACCTTTGTCGACCCGCGCGATCTCGACGCCTGGCGCGCCGCGATCCGGCCCGAAACCAAGGTGCTGTTTGCCGAAACGCTGGGCAATCCCGGCCTCGATGTACTCAATATTCCCCAGGTGGCCGCGCTGGCGCACGAACACCACCTGCCGCTGATGCTGGACTCGACCTTTACCACGCCGTATCTGCTGAAGCCTTTTGACCACGGCGCCGACCTGGTGTTCCACTCGGCCACCAAGTTCCTGTGCGGCCACGGCACGGCCATCGGCGGCCTGCTGGTCGACGGCGGCACCTTCGACTGGCAAGCCGCCTACGACCGGACCGGCCGCTTTGCCGAACTGTGCGAACCGTATGACGGCTTTCACGGCATGGTGTTTGCCGAAGAATCGACCGTGGCGCCGTTCGCCCTGCGCGCGCGCCGCGAAGGCTTGCGCGACTTCGGCGCGGTGATGAGCCCGCACAACGCGTTTGCCGTGCTGCAGGGCATCGAAACCCTGGGCCTGCGCATGGACCGCCATGTTGCCAATACCCGCAAGGTCATCGATTTTCTATTGTCCAATCCGGCCGTGGAATCGGTGTCCTATCCCGAGCTGCCGACCCACCCCGACCACGAGCTGGCCAAGACCCTGCTGCCGAAGGGCGCCGGCGCCGTGTTCACCTTCAACCTGCGCGGCGACCGCGCGGCCGGCCAGCGCTTCGTCGACAGCCTGGCCATCTTTTCTCACCTGGCCAATGTGGGCGACGCCAAGTCGCTGGTGATCCACCCCGCCTCCACCACCCACTTCCGCGTGCCCAACGAACAGCTCGAACAGGCCGGCATCACGCAAGGCACGATGCGCCTGTCGGTGGGGCTGGAAGACGCGGACGACCTGATCGCGGACCTGGCGCGTGGCCTGAAACTGTCACAGAAAGGCGCCTGA
- a CDS encoding CBS domain-containing protein, giving the protein MKVSEILQVKGNILYTVTPDQPLLDAANTMAEKDIGSLVVMEFGDLVGMLTFREVLNALHENAGQIGGGTVRKHMDDHPITVTPDTEVNEVRRIMLEKHARYLPVMNAKTLLGVISFYDVARAVLEAQSFENQMLKAYIRDWPAETPD; this is encoded by the coding sequence ATGAAAGTATCTGAAATTCTCCAAGTCAAGGGCAACATCCTCTACACGGTGACGCCCGACCAGCCTTTGCTGGATGCGGCCAATACCATGGCGGAAAAAGACATCGGTTCGCTGGTGGTCATGGAATTTGGCGACCTGGTCGGCATGCTGACCTTCCGCGAGGTGCTCAATGCGCTGCACGAAAACGCGGGCCAGATCGGCGGCGGCACCGTGCGCAAGCACATGGATGACCACCCGATCACCGTCACGCCGGATACCGAGGTCAATGAAGTGCGCCGCATCATGCTGGAAAAGCATGCGCGCTACCTGCCGGTGATGAACGCCAAGACCCTGCTGGGCGTGATCTCGTTTTATGACGTGGCGCGCGCCGTGCTCGAAGCGCAAAGCTTTGAAAACCAGATGCTCAAGGCCTATATCCGCGACTGGCCGGCCGAAACGCCGGACTGA
- a CDS encoding isovaleryl-CoA dehydrogenase encodes MNACHLPENTHEVFNQATPFEGINLFACDPALQEAVRREGGEAASGGLDMLGERLGSAELIALARLANVHGPQLRQFDRGGRRIDEVEFHPAWHGLMEVLVSAGLHAAPWSGAGTGAHVARAAAYILVGQLENGAQCPVTMTFASVPALRQATGLPQIMARWLPKILSRDYDPRSLPVEQKRGALIGMGMTEKQGGSDVRSNTTRAEALPLAEAQTLFGDEAPNACRIVGHKWFFSAPQSDAHLILAQEGAAGLSCFFLPRYLPDGSRNAIRVQRLKDKLGNRSNASAEVEFAGAYGWRVGEAGRGIPTIIEMASHTRLDCVLGTTGIMRAALSQALHHARQRMAFGKVLAEQPLMQNVLADLALESEAATVFAMRLARCFDEKEDEGQAALARVLTPAGKYWICKRGPGFGAEAMEVLGGTGYVEETPLARLYRELPVNSIWEGSGNVMCLDVLRALARSPAARTALAAELALAGDADAVFVAYRAQLLQALEQGDTDEFGARGLAERIVLAVQAALLLRHAPGFVATAFVASRLAHAPGGAYGRLPAGTDCTAILARALRES; translated from the coding sequence ATGAATGCTTGTCATCTGCCAGAAAATACGCATGAAGTGTTCAACCAGGCCACGCCTTTCGAGGGCATCAACCTGTTTGCCTGCGATCCGGCGCTGCAGGAGGCGGTGCGGCGCGAAGGCGGCGAGGCGGCATCTGGCGGACTCGATATGCTGGGCGAGCGGCTGGGCAGTGCCGAACTGATCGCGCTGGCGCGGCTGGCCAATGTGCATGGGCCGCAACTGCGTCAGTTCGACCGCGGCGGGCGGCGCATCGACGAAGTGGAATTCCATCCGGCCTGGCATGGGCTGATGGAAGTGCTGGTCAGCGCGGGACTGCACGCGGCGCCGTGGTCGGGCGCCGGGACCGGGGCCCATGTGGCGCGCGCCGCCGCCTATATATTAGTGGGGCAGCTGGAAAACGGCGCGCAATGCCCGGTCACGATGACATTTGCGTCGGTGCCGGCACTGCGCCAGGCAACGGGCTTGCCGCAGATCATGGCGCGCTGGCTGCCGAAAATCCTTTCCCGCGACTATGATCCCCGTTCCTTGCCGGTCGAGCAGAAGCGCGGCGCGCTGATCGGCATGGGCATGACGGAAAAGCAGGGCGGCTCCGATGTGCGCAGCAATACCACGCGCGCCGAGGCGCTGCCTTTGGCCGAGGCGCAAACCCTGTTCGGCGACGAGGCGCCCAACGCTTGCCGCATCGTCGGCCATAAATGGTTTTTCTCGGCGCCGCAAAGCGACGCCCATCTGATCCTGGCGCAGGAGGGCGCTGCTGGCCTGTCGTGTTTCTTCCTGCCGCGCTACTTGCCCGACGGCAGCCGCAACGCCATCCGCGTGCAGCGCCTGAAAGACAAGCTGGGCAACCGCTCGAACGCCTCGGCCGAAGTGGAATTTGCCGGCGCCTATGGCTGGCGGGTGGGCGAGGCGGGCAGGGGCATACCGACCATCATCGAGATGGCCAGCCATACGCGGCTCGATTGCGTGCTGGGCACGACCGGCATCATGCGCGCCGCCTTGAGCCAGGCGCTGCACCACGCGCGCCAGCGCATGGCCTTCGGCAAGGTGCTGGCCGAACAACCGTTGATGCAGAACGTGCTGGCCGACCTGGCGCTGGAATCGGAAGCGGCCACCGTGTTCGCCATGCGCCTGGCGCGCTGTTTCGATGAAAAAGAAGACGAGGGGCAGGCCGCGCTGGCGCGCGTGCTGACGCCGGCCGGCAAATACTGGATCTGCAAGCGCGGGCCCGGCTTTGGCGCGGAGGCGATGGAAGTGCTGGGCGGCACCGGCTATGTGGAGGAAACGCCGCTGGCGCGCCTGTACCGCGAATTGCCCGTCAACTCGATCTGGGAAGGATCGGGCAATGTGATGTGCCTGGACGTGCTGCGCGCGCTGGCTCGCTCGCCGGCCGCGCGCACGGCGCTGGCGGCGGAACTGGCGCTGGCCGGCGATGCGGATGCGGTCTTCGTTGCCTATCGTGCGCAATTGCTGCAGGCGCTGGAACAGGGAGATACCGATGAGTTCGGCGCACGGGGGCTGGCCGAGCGCATCGTGCTGGCGGTGCAGGCGGCCTTGCTGCTGCGCCACGCGCCCGGCTTTGTGGCCACGGCGTTTGTTGCCTCGCGGCTGGCCCACGCGCCGGGCGGCGCCTATGGACGCTTGCCCGCCGGCACCGATTGCACGGCCATCCTGGCGCGCGCCTTGCGCGAATCGTGA
- the aroC gene encoding chorismate synthase — protein MSGNSFGKLFTVTTFGESHGPAIGCVIDGCPPGLVLSEADIQPELDRRKPGTSRHVTQRQESDTVEILSGVYQGVTTGTPIALLIRNEDQRSKDYGNIAESFRPGHADYTYWHKYGVRDPRGGGRSSARLTAPVVGAAAIAKKWLLQQYGTTFKGCMSQLGDIPVPFRSWEHVHGNPFFAASDDAALIASMEEAMDQLRRDGDSIGARIDVIAQNVPVGLGQPIYDKLDADIAYAMMGINAVKGVEIGAGFDSVAQKGSEHGDELTPEGFVGNNAGGVLGGISTGQDISVSIAIKPTSSIRTPRRSIDKEGNPVMVETFGRHDPCVGIRATPIAEAMLALVLIDHALMHRAQCGDVAVSTPKLK, from the coding sequence ATGTCCGGCAACTCTTTTGGCAAGCTGTTTACTGTTACCACTTTCGGCGAATCGCATGGTCCGGCCATCGGCTGCGTGATCGATGGCTGTCCGCCCGGGCTGGTGTTGTCCGAAGCCGATATCCAGCCCGAGCTGGACCGCCGCAAGCCTGGCACCTCGCGCCACGTGACGCAGCGCCAGGAATCGGATACGGTGGAAATTTTATCGGGCGTCTACCAGGGCGTGACCACCGGCACGCCGATCGCTTTGCTGATCCGCAATGAAGACCAGCGCAGCAAGGACTACGGCAATATCGCCGAGAGTTTCCGCCCCGGCCACGCCGACTATACCTACTGGCACAAATACGGCGTACGCGACCCGCGCGGTGGCGGCCGTTCGTCGGCGCGCCTGACGGCGCCGGTGGTGGGCGCGGCGGCGATCGCCAAGAAATGGCTGCTGCAGCAGTACGGCACCACGTTCAAGGGCTGCATGAGCCAGCTGGGCGACATTCCCGTGCCGTTCCGGTCCTGGGAACACGTGCACGGCAATCCCTTCTTTGCCGCCAGCGACGACGCCGCGCTGATCGCCAGCATGGAAGAGGCGATGGACCAGCTGCGCCGCGACGGCGACTCCATCGGCGCCCGCATCGACGTGATCGCGCAGAACGTGCCGGTGGGCCTGGGCCAGCCGATCTACGACAAGCTCGATGCCGACATCGCCTACGCGATGATGGGCATCAATGCGGTCAAGGGCGTGGAAATCGGCGCCGGTTTCGATTCGGTGGCGCAAAAGGGCTCGGAGCATGGCGACGAACTGACGCCGGAAGGCTTTGTCGGCAATAACGCCGGCGGCGTGCTGGGGGGGATTTCGACCGGGCAGGATATCAGTGTCTCGATCGCCATCAAGCCAACCTCGTCTATCCGCACCCCGCGCCGCTCGATCGATAAAGAGGGCAACCCGGTGATGGTGGAAACCTTTGGCCGCCACGACCCCTGCGTGGGCATCCGCGCCACGCCGATCGCCGAAGCGATGCTGGCGCTGGTGCTGATCGATCATGCGCTGATGCATCGGGCGCAGTGCGGTGATGTGGCTGTTTCGACGCCGAAATTGAAGTAA
- a CDS encoding HDOD domain-containing protein, with amino-acid sequence MNPGHYTAPTQLGRNTLELLWSRTRQQGDMPGFAKAISAILGAMRGEDDHAFDMTQTVLSDPVLTHKVLRLANSGMYSAFGQRVNTVSKAVLVLGLDAIGHLALGLKLIEELSQATPDSVSAHVEMEKAVLAGMVAQQVATSAGSLQAEQAVVCSMLHTLGRMMITFYMTDYWARLQAHGGPGNEAAAAPEILGLSLPEVGYATAAHWGLPQHLIDGMRPLAPMQPDEVVSGADWMAGLSTMAARCADSLWHDDANGAAEVHALIGNYAGMLGMQPEAVVEAVEKAKVMAAADLTIAPLSKPMERRARQLASTRLRAEGNRILTSGLLDLRGAIGTANPGQMVSMALETLHQGFDFSRSVAFVRNHKEHLYSARICMGEGAAALQDLMVFGDAYEPNVFHAALNSDRVIFIDNARDPKFAAKLPQWWKSTLSDARSFVVLPLSANGHPTGFLYGDWDDSFPPIQLNQTEFNLINDIRALLVQSVEMRHQLELVTNKVA; translated from the coding sequence ATGAACCCTGGCCACTATACGGCGCCGACCCAGCTCGGCAGGAACACCCTGGAACTGCTGTGGTCGCGCACGCGCCAGCAGGGCGACATGCCCGGCTTTGCCAAGGCCATCAGCGCCATACTGGGCGCCATGCGCGGCGAGGACGATCACGCCTTCGACATGACGCAAACCGTGCTGTCGGACCCGGTCCTGACGCACAAGGTGCTGCGCCTGGCCAACAGCGGCATGTACTCGGCCTTCGGCCAGCGCGTCAACACGGTGTCGAAAGCGGTGCTGGTGCTGGGCCTGGACGCCATCGGCCACCTGGCGCTGGGCCTGAAACTGATCGAGGAATTGTCGCAGGCGACGCCGGATTCGGTCAGCGCCCACGTCGAGATGGAAAAAGCGGTCCTGGCCGGCATGGTGGCCCAGCAAGTGGCCACCAGCGCCGGCAGCCTGCAGGCCGAACAGGCCGTGGTGTGTTCGATGCTGCATACGCTGGGCCGCATGATGATCACCTTCTACATGACCGACTATTGGGCGCGGCTGCAGGCGCATGGCGGACCCGGCAACGAAGCGGCGGCGGCGCCGGAAATCCTCGGCCTGAGCCTGCCCGAAGTGGGTTATGCCACGGCCGCCCACTGGGGCCTGCCGCAGCACCTGATCGACGGCATGCGCCCGCTGGCGCCGATGCAGCCCGATGAGGTCGTCAGCGGTGCCGACTGGATGGCCGGCCTGTCGACCATGGCGGCGCGCTGCGCCGATTCGCTGTGGCACGACGACGCCAACGGCGCGGCCGAAGTCCATGCGCTGATCGGCAACTACGCCGGCATGCTGGGCATGCAGCCTGAAGCGGTGGTGGAAGCTGTGGAAAAAGCCAAGGTCATGGCGGCTGCCGATCTCACCATCGCGCCGCTGTCGAAACCGATGGAGCGGCGCGCGCGCCAGCTGGCGTCGACCCGCTTGCGCGCCGAAGGCAACCGCATCCTGACCAGCGGCCTGCTGGACCTGCGTGGCGCCATCGGCACCGCCAATCCGGGCCAGATGGTCTCGATGGCGCTGGAAACCCTGCACCAGGGCTTTGATTTTTCGCGCTCGGTGGCCTTTGTGCGCAACCACAAGGAACATCTGTACTCGGCACGCATTTGCATGGGCGAAGGCGCGGCCGCGCTGCAGGACCTGATGGTGTTCGGCGACGCCTACGAGCCGAACGTGTTCCATGCGGCGCTCAATAGCGACCGCGTGATCTTCATCGACAACGCGCGCGACCCGAAATTCGCCGCCAAGCTGCCGCAATGGTGGAAGTCGACCCTGTCGGACGCGCGCAGCTTCGTGGTGCTGCCACTGTCGGCAAACGGCCACCCGACGGGATTTTTATACGGCGACTGGGACGACAGCTTCCCGCCGATCCAGCTGAACCAGACGGAATTCAACCTGATCAACGATATCCGGGCGTTGCTGGTGCAGTCGGTGGAGATGCGGCACCAGCTGGAATTGGTGACGAATAAAGTAGCGTAA
- a CDS encoding EAL domain-containing protein, with protein sequence MPAPITPLDADKDDHDDLVFLDEQPAAPASTSARSVWRVMIIDDDEDVHSTTTFALGNLEMQHRPLEFVHAYSAGQARELLKHESDIAVILLDVVMEQDDAGLHLVRHIRETLKMSDVRIILRTGQPGYAPEIDAIRDFDINDYKTKSELTRIKLFTTVTAAIRSYEQIRSISNSRRGLDRIVHASTQLMALHGVQNFSAGVLAQVADLLHIRADGVLCTQEVNDKGKRSLLVCAHAGCFSGVAHGALCSVDNPRIAAAIEHALAQRRNVYAHDYATLYFAGKSSRDSAAYLLLPRPLTAIEEGLLEVFCSNVAVGLDNVELVSHLHNAAFYDQLSKLPNRTRLVEILDAALAGPARDDATLCLVDLDHFAETNDALGHKFGDLLLLAVAGRLQTQLGSQLTVARLGGDIFCVLGDASQVNPAQILALFQTPFSIDGQDVQLSATLGLVRLGEHAGTGADALKDADIALKRAKTQQRAGHFYFSRSMGIEIRERVRMMHALRTGFAQGQLFVVYQPQIDLSTRRPVGAEALLRWQTPDGKFISPDRFIPIAEYSGIIIDLGEWVLRTACRELVRLRELGHRNFVMSVNVSQVQFRHPLFLEMLRQALEDTQAPPEFVELEITESMAMEEPDLLIKMLWQIKQTGVSIAIDDFGTGFSSLSYLQRLQVDRLKIDRAFVTEITGSARGSSIAEMVIQLGRNLGLAVIAEGVEDERQAQILQSLGCPIAQGFLFARPMTADALASWLSDEAMQGAA encoded by the coding sequence ATGCCCGCACCGATCACTCCCCTTGATGCCGACAAGGACGATCACGACGACCTGGTATTCCTTGATGAGCAGCCTGCCGCGCCGGCCAGTACCAGTGCGCGCAGCGTGTGGCGGGTGATGATCATCGACGACGATGAAGACGTCCATTCCACCACCACCTTTGCCCTCGGCAACCTGGAGATGCAGCACCGTCCGCTCGAGTTCGTGCACGCCTATTCGGCCGGCCAGGCGCGCGAATTGCTCAAGCATGAAAGCGATATCGCCGTCATCCTGCTCGACGTGGTGATGGAACAGGACGACGCCGGCCTGCACCTGGTGCGCCATATCCGCGAAACGCTGAAGATGAGCGATGTGCGCATCATCCTGCGCACCGGCCAGCCCGGCTATGCGCCGGAAATCGACGCCATCCGCGATTTCGACATCAACGACTACAAGACCAAGTCCGAGCTGACCCGCATCAAGTTGTTTACCACCGTCACGGCGGCCATCCGCTCATACGAGCAGATCCGCTCCATCAGCAACAGCCGGCGCGGCCTGGACCGCATCGTCCACGCCAGCACCCAGCTGATGGCGCTGCACGGCGTGCAGAATTTCTCGGCCGGCGTGCTGGCACAGGTGGCCGACCTGCTGCATATCCGCGCCGACGGCGTGCTGTGCACCCAGGAAGTCAACGACAAGGGCAAGCGCAGCCTGCTGGTGTGCGCCCATGCCGGCTGCTTTTCGGGCGTGGCGCACGGCGCCCTGTGCAGCGTGGACAATCCGCGCATCGCCGCCGCCATCGAACACGCGCTGGCGCAGCGGCGCAATGTGTATGCGCACGATTACGCCACCTTGTATTTCGCCGGCAAGTCCAGCCGCGATTCGGCCGCCTACCTGCTGCTGCCGCGCCCCTTGACCGCCATCGAGGAAGGCCTGCTCGAAGTATTTTGCAGCAATGTCGCCGTCGGCCTGGACAATGTGGAGCTGGTCAGCCACCTGCATAATGCGGCGTTTTATGACCAGTTGTCGAAGTTGCCGAACCGCACGCGCCTGGTGGAAATCCTCGACGCGGCGCTGGCCGGCCCGGCCCGCGACGACGCCACGCTGTGCCTGGTCGACCTCGACCATTTCGCCGAAACCAATGATGCGCTGGGCCACAAGTTCGGCGACCTGCTGCTGCTCGCCGTGGCGGGCCGGCTGCAAACCCAGCTGGGCTCGCAACTGACGGTGGCGCGCCTGGGCGGCGATATCTTTTGCGTGCTCGGTGACGCGTCACAAGTCAATCCGGCCCAGATCCTGGCCCTGTTCCAGACGCCGTTCAGCATCGACGGCCAGGACGTGCAATTGTCGGCCACCCTGGGCCTGGTGCGCCTGGGCGAGCATGCGGGCACCGGCGCCGACGCGCTGAAGGACGCCGACATCGCACTGAAACGCGCCAAGACCCAGCAGCGCGCCGGCCACTTCTATTTTTCGCGCAGCATGGGCATCGAGATCCGCGAGCGCGTGCGCATGATGCATGCGCTGCGCACCGGCTTTGCGCAAGGCCAGCTGTTTGTCGTCTACCAGCCGCAGATCGACCTGTCGACGCGCCGCCCGGTGGGCGCCGAAGCGCTGCTGCGCTGGCAGACGCCGGACGGCAAGTTCATCTCGCCCGACCGCTTCATCCCGATCGCCGAATATTCGGGCATCATCATCGACCTCGGCGAATGGGTGCTGCGCACGGCCTGCCGCGAACTGGTGCGGCTGCGCGAACTGGGCCACCGCAATTTCGTCATGTCGGTCAATGTGTCGCAGGTGCAGTTCCGCCATCCGCTGTTCCTCGAGATGCTGCGCCAGGCACTGGAAGACACGCAGGCGCCGCCCGAATTCGTCGAACTGGAAATCACCGAATCGATGGCCATGGAAGAACCGGACCTGTTGATCAAGATGCTGTGGCAGATCAAGCAGACCGGCGTGAGCATCGCCATCGATGACTTCGGCACCGGTTTTTCCTCCCTCTCCTACCTGCAGCGGCTGCAGGTGGACCGGCTGAAGATCGACCGCGCGTTCGTCACGGAAATCACCGGCTCGGCACGCGGCAGCAGCATCGCCGAGATGGTGATACAGCTGGGCCGCAACCTGGGCCTGGCGGTGATCGCCGAAGGCGTGGAAGACGAGCGCCAGGCGCAGATTCTGCAGTCGCTCGGCTGCCCGATCGCGCAGGGCTTTTTGTTCGCCCGGCCGATGACGGCCGATGCGCTGGCCAGCTGGCTCAGCGATGAAGCGATGCAGGGCGCGGCCTGA
- a CDS encoding GGDEF domain-containing protein, with translation MFSSTPSAAHRETRHELDNLMEEAGDIVFRLDADGVILFASKRAATLFGAPAGLVGHLLLPLAAEASRAALQAALQDALEVPGRLEVRLQMPEQEIWFELRLSSYANQAGVAELLVVGRDTSAQHNTEERLRHMATHDALTGLPNRLLLSDRIRMVIAQAARSGQGFSVATIGLDGFKKVNDGLGHPVGDAVLRLAAARLRKTLRDSDTLARAGGDEFVAVLPGSATDAQIKLVTGRLLATLQAPFEVDGHKIYVGASIGVSIYPLHAEDEVRLVALADAAMSRAKETGKARCLIYSPRLNGPSEHDISLEAAMFQAVREGEFLLYYQPIVDARTRQIQGFETLMRWKHPTLGLVPPVRFIPIAEANGLINLLGAWALKAACVQLRQFQEVAQRHLYISVNISPRQFRNDKFLDVLDDALAFSGLSGENLVLEITEGTLMIDPVHAEAILVKMTERRARIAIDDFGTGYSSLAYLKRFPISVLKIDRTFIKDLPESSKDAAICNTILDLAKHLNLSVVAEGVETEEQMHFIESRGCRYVQGYLTGKPMPAHAALSALSEKTYAALVTAPPANQPRGGVQ, from the coding sequence ATGTTTTCCAGTACCCCCTCCGCCGCCCACCGCGAGACACGCCACGAGCTGGACAACCTCATGGAAGAGGCAGGCGATATCGTGTTCCGGCTCGATGCGGACGGCGTGATCCTGTTTGCCAGCAAGCGCGCCGCCACCCTGTTCGGCGCGCCCGCCGGCCTGGTCGGCCATCTGCTGCTGCCGCTGGCGGCCGAAGCCTCGCGCGCCGCGCTGCAGGCGGCACTGCAGGACGCGCTCGAAGTACCGGGCCGCCTGGAAGTAAGGCTGCAAATGCCGGAACAGGAAATCTGGTTCGAGCTGCGCTTGTCGTCCTACGCCAACCAGGCCGGCGTGGCCGAATTGCTGGTGGTCGGGCGCGACACCTCGGCCCAGCACAATACGGAAGAGCGGCTGCGCCATATGGCCACCCACGATGCGCTGACGGGGCTGCCGAACCGGCTGCTGCTGTCGGACCGCATCCGCATGGTGATCGCCCAGGCGGCACGCTCGGGCCAGGGCTTTTCGGTGGCCACCATCGGCCTCGACGGCTTCAAGAAAGTCAATGACGGCCTGGGCCACCCGGTCGGCGACGCCGTGCTGCGCCTGGCCGCCGCCCGCCTGCGCAAGACCTTGCGCGACAGCGATACCCTGGCGCGCGCCGGCGGCGATGAATTCGTCGCCGTGCTGCCCGGCAGCGCCACCGATGCGCAGATCAAGCTGGTCACGGGCCGCTTGCTGGCCACCCTGCAGGCGCCGTTCGAAGTCGATGGCCACAAGATCTACGTGGGCGCCTCGATCGGCGTGTCGATTTATCCGCTGCATGCGGAAGACGAAGTGCGGCTGGTGGCGCTGGCCGACGCGGCCATGTCGCGCGCCAAGGAAACCGGCAAGGCGCGCTGCCTGATCTACAGCCCGCGCCTGAACGGCCCCTCCGAACACGATATCTCGCTCGAGGCGGCGATGTTCCAGGCCGTGCGCGAAGGCGAATTTCTGCTGTATTACCAGCCCATCGTCGACGCGCGCACGCGCCAGATCCAGGGATTCGAAACGCTGATGCGCTGGAAGCACCCGACCCTGGGCCTGGTGCCGCCGGTGCGCTTTATCCCGATCGCCGAGGCCAATGGCCTGATCAACCTGCTGGGCGCCTGGGCGCTGAAAGCGGCCTGCGTGCAGCTGCGCCAGTTCCAGGAGGTGGCGCAGCGCCACCTGTATATCTCGGTCAATATCAGCCCGCGCCAGTTCCGCAACGATAAATTCCTCGACGTGCTCGACGATGCGCTGGCGTTTTCCGGCCTGTCCGGCGAAAACCTGGTGCTGGAAATTACCGAAGGCACGCTGATGATCGACCCGGTGCACGCCGAAGCCATCCTGGTCAAGATGACGGAGCGCCGCGCGCGCATCGCCATCGACGACTTCGGCACCGGCTACTCCTCGCTGGCCTACCTGAAGCGCTTTCCCATCTCGGTGCTGAAGATAGACCGTACTTTCATCAAGGACTTGCCCGAATCGAGCAAGGACGCCGCCATCTGCAACACCATTCTCGACCTGGCCAAGCACCTGAACCTGTCGGTGGTGGCGGAAGGCGTGGAAACTGAAGAACAAATGCATTTCATCGAATCACGCGGCTGCCGATATGTGCAGGGCTACCTGACCGGCAAACCCATGCCCGCCCACGCGGCGCTCTCGGCCTTGAGCGAAAAAACCTATGCGGCGCTGGTGACTGCGCCGCCTGCCAATCAACCGCGCGGAGGTGTGCAATGA
- a CDS encoding 2OG-Fe(II) oxygenase, giving the protein MMLTSPTACELSFDDLHRHGWSQHDGFLSPQLSRQLAAQCVQARGDGRMKAAGTGSGRTPGVDSTVRGDSIAWLEAGQSDACDQYLALMDALRRQLNRELFLGLDEYESHFALYAPGAFYRAHLDRFRDDDQRTVSVVIYLNDDWLPGQGGALRLHPEGQASRDILPEAGRMVMFLSAEMLHEVLPTARERLSLAGWLRRRA; this is encoded by the coding sequence ATGATGCTGACTTCGCCCACCGCATGCGAGCTGTCGTTCGATGATTTGCACCGCCATGGCTGGTCGCAGCACGATGGCTTTCTTTCCCCGCAACTGAGCCGCCAGCTGGCCGCGCAATGCGTGCAGGCGCGCGGCGATGGCCGCATGAAGGCGGCCGGCACCGGCAGCGGCCGCACGCCTGGCGTGGACAGCACCGTCCGCGGCGACAGCATCGCCTGGCTGGAAGCGGGCCAGTCCGACGCCTGCGACCAGTACCTGGCCTTGATGGACGCCTTGCGCCGGCAGCTGAACCGTGAACTGTTCCTCGGCCTGGACGAATATGAAAGCCATTTCGCCCTTTATGCGCCGGGCGCCTTTTACCGCGCCCACCTGGACCGTTTTCGCGACGACGATCAGCGCACGGTGTCGGTGGTGATTTACCTCAATGACGACTGGCTGCCCGGCCAGGGCGGCGCGCTGCGCCTGCATCCCGAAGGGCAGGCCAGCCGCGATATCCTGCCCGAAGCGGGCCGCATGGTGATGTTCCTGTCGGCCGAGATGCTGCACGAGGTGCTGCCGACGGCCCGCGAGCGCCTGTCGCTGGCCGGCTGGCTACGCCGGCGCGCGTAG